The following are from one region of the Synergistaceae bacterium genome:
- a CDS encoding sulfite exporter TauE/SafE family protein translates to MQTKTLRVEGMTCTGCEGRIERKLRAAKGVTEAVARFAEGTVRVTLDPAVIGFDTVAGLVEDLDYRVVGSFDDQEEKDGEGAGPKFELWKTIWIALALYELYVLLDRFGLLDVFYAFPEARAGMGYGMIFTVGLLTSVHCVAMCGGINLSQSISRAAPAERLVRLAAFRSGLLYNLGRLVSYTLIGGIAGALGSAVSLSESARGGVQIAAGAFMIIMGLNMLNVFPWLRRLNPRMPKIFGDKLHGQGGSRAPLYVGLLNGLMPCGPLQAMQIYALSTGSFLKGALSMFFFSAGTIPLMFGLSALSGLLSRRFTRSAMTVGAVMVVLLGAGMFGNGMDLSGLSFVLAPAGEAVSGTSARMEGGVQVVRTELQSGRYAPIVVRLGTPVRWNIHAEPGTVNGCNNRIVLPGSLREAPDVPGRIQKKLAVGDNLVEFVPTRAGTFTYTCWMGMIRGKITVVDETETSGSTALAAESTEEDLDLSALSFDVSSEDADIFSALFSDPEDASAEEIENASSPSCCAANTADNAASAPSVGRSCCAPASPQVSAPRIILSDGLPPGPWRIRAQPRQSCCTR, encoded by the coding sequence ATGCAAACAAAGACGCTTCGTGTCGAGGGAATGACATGTACCGGGTGTGAGGGGAGAATCGAGCGGAAGCTGAGAGCGGCGAAGGGGGTGACGGAGGCGGTCGCGCGTTTTGCCGAAGGAACGGTGCGGGTGACCCTGGATCCCGCCGTGATCGGGTTCGATACCGTCGCTGGACTTGTGGAAGATTTGGATTATCGCGTCGTCGGCTCCTTCGACGATCAGGAGGAAAAGGACGGTGAGGGAGCGGGGCCGAAATTCGAGCTCTGGAAAACGATCTGGATCGCCCTGGCGCTTTACGAGCTGTATGTTCTGCTTGACCGATTCGGACTGCTGGACGTCTTTTACGCTTTTCCGGAGGCGAGGGCCGGAATGGGGTACGGCATGATCTTCACCGTGGGCCTTCTCACCTCGGTGCACTGCGTCGCCATGTGCGGCGGCATCAACCTTTCCCAGTCGATTTCGAGGGCGGCGCCGGCGGAGCGTCTTGTTCGGCTCGCGGCGTTTCGGTCCGGTCTGCTCTACAACCTGGGACGGCTCGTTTCCTACACGCTCATCGGAGGAATCGCCGGAGCGCTGGGTTCGGCCGTGAGTCTCTCCGAGTCCGCCCGTGGAGGGGTACAGATCGCTGCGGGAGCCTTCATGATTATTATGGGGCTTAACATGCTGAACGTCTTTCCCTGGCTGAGGCGGCTGAATCCCCGGATGCCGAAAATTTTCGGCGATAAACTTCACGGACAGGGAGGAAGCCGCGCGCCCCTTTACGTGGGCCTTCTCAACGGTCTGATGCCCTGCGGCCCTCTGCAGGCCATGCAGATTTACGCGCTGTCCACCGGCAGTTTCCTTAAAGGGGCGCTTTCCATGTTTTTCTTCAGCGCGGGGACGATCCCCCTCATGTTCGGACTGAGCGCGCTGAGCGGCCTTCTGAGCCGCCGGTTCACCCGGAGCGCGATGACCGTGGGGGCGGTGATGGTCGTGCTTTTGGGCGCGGGCATGTTTGGAAACGGCATGGACCTGTCGGGTCTTTCTTTTGTCCTGGCGCCGGCCGGAGAGGCGGTTTCAGGGACTTCCGCCCGGATGGAGGGCGGTGTGCAGGTGGTCCGCACCGAACTTCAGTCGGGGCGTTATGCTCCCATTGTCGTCCGGCTGGGCACGCCCGTTCGATGGAACATTCACGCGGAGCCGGGGACGGTCAACGGCTGCAACAATAGAATCGTCCTGCCCGGCTCTCTTCGGGAGGCCCCCGACGTTCCGGGGCGGATACAGAAAAAGCTCGCCGTCGGGGACAATCTGGTGGAATTTGTCCCCACCCGGGCGGGAACGTTCACCTACACCTGCTGGATGGGGATGATCCGCGGAAAAATCACGGTCGTCGATGAAACGGAGACATCGGGCTCCACCGCGCTGGCGGCGGAATCGACGGAAGAGGATCTGGATCTTTCCGCCCTGTCGTTTGACGTGTCCTCCGAGGACGCGGACATTTTTTCGGCGCTTTTCAGCGACCCGGAGGACGCCTCCGCGGAGGAGATCGAAAACGCGAGCAGTCCCTCCTGCTGCGCGGCGAACACCGCCGATAACGCCGCTTCCGCTCCTTCGGTCGGTCGTTCCTGCTGCGCCCCCGCCTCGCCGCAGGTTTCCGCGCCCCGCATCATTTTAAGCGACGGCCTGCCTCCCGGTCCCTGGCGCATTCGGGCGCAGCCCCGGCAAAGTTGCTGCACCCGTTGA
- a CDS encoding DUF2318 domain-containing protein, with translation MSKNVVSSKFKSGKGLFVLALLLASGTIAAAAELPNGDLLIVPDEITETATFFPINVEGVQMEVFAVRAPDGTVRTAFNTCQVCYASGRGYYKQEGGMFVCQNCGNRFRTSDVELVHGGCNPVPITSRYKTVDERGITIAKSFLVRAKPIFARWKR, from the coding sequence ATGTCAAAAAATGTGGTATCGTCGAAATTCAAAAGCGGGAAAGGGCTTTTTGTTCTGGCGCTGTTGCTGGCCTCCGGGACGATTGCGGCGGCGGCGGAGCTTCCAAACGGCGATCTGCTCATTGTTCCCGATGAAATTACGGAGACGGCGACGTTCTTTCCCATCAACGTGGAGGGCGTTCAGATGGAGGTCTTTGCGGTGAGAGCCCCGGACGGCACCGTGCGAACGGCCTTCAACACCTGTCAGGTCTGCTACGCCTCCGGAAGGGGCTATTATAAACAGGAAGGCGGCATGTTCGTGTGCCAGAACTGCGGCAACCGCTTCCGAACCAGCGACGTGGAGCTGGTCCACGGCGGATGCAATCCGGTTCCCATCACCTCGAGGTACAAAACGGTGGACGAAAGGGGAATCACCATCGCAAAGAGTTTCCTGGTTCGGGCAAAGCCGATTTTCGCGAGATGGAAACGGTGA
- a CDS encoding heavy metal translocating P-type ATPase, with protein sequence MLRETVAIGGMTCAACAKRIERAVGKLQGIADASVNFATEKLTVEFDEKQVALGDIEKKIVDAGYNVLKERPKSGATIPIGGMTCAACAKRIEKAVGKLDGVESASVNFATEKLTVSWDPSRVRLSAIRDAVEKAGYKALSAEKSGAVDEDRLRREGEIRSMWRKFIVAAIFGAPLLYLAMGSMVWWLYWPIPKFLRPMQYPLNYLLVQILLTLPILVVGRNFYRVGFRAFFQGSPNMDSLIAIGTSAAVIYSFYSCWRVLQGDFGAVENLYFESAGVIITLILLGKTLEAVSKGKTSEAIKKLMGLAPKTATVVKDGKETEIPVEEVEVGDVLLVRPGGKIPVDGTILDGQSAVDESMLTGESIPIDKKAGDRVFAATINKNGVLRFEATKVGDATALAQIIKMVEDAQGSKAPIARLADVVAGYFVPVVCVIAVLAAGAWYWGTQDVRFAMTIFISILIIACPCALGLATPTAIMVGTGRGAEYGILFRGGEALETAHKIDTIVLDKTGTITEGKPEVTDVITAEGVDSARLLRLTASAEKGSEHPLGEAIVRRAEEEGVEFLEIENFQALTGLGIEVDIREPAGKVHAFIGNRKLMDGRNIPLNGLESESDRLAGEGKTPMYVVLENRLAGIVAVADVVRKSSAEAIRILREMGVGVAMITGDNPRTAGAIAKQVGIDRVLAEVLPQDKSNEVKKLQAEGRKIAMVGDGINDAPALAQADVGIAIGSGTDVAMESADIVLMRSDLMDVPTALQLSRSTIRNIKENLFWAFAYNTAGIPIAAGVLHFFGGPLLDPMLAAAAMSLSSVSVLSNALRLRRFRPKRG encoded by the coding sequence ATGTTGAGAGAGACCGTAGCGATTGGGGGCATGACCTGCGCCGCCTGCGCGAAAAGAATCGAGAGGGCGGTGGGAAAGCTCCAGGGCATCGCCGACGCCAGCGTCAACTTCGCCACGGAAAAACTCACGGTGGAGTTCGATGAAAAACAGGTCGCGCTGGGCGACATCGAAAAGAAAATCGTCGACGCGGGGTATAACGTCCTGAAAGAGAGGCCCAAAAGCGGTGCGACGATCCCCATCGGCGGCATGACCTGCGCCGCCTGCGCGAAGAGAATTGAGAAGGCGGTGGGCAAACTCGACGGAGTGGAGTCCGCCAGCGTCAACTTTGCCACGGAAAAACTCACGGTGTCCTGGGACCCGTCGCGGGTCAGACTTTCCGCCATACGGGACGCCGTCGAAAAGGCGGGCTATAAGGCCCTCTCCGCCGAGAAAAGCGGAGCGGTGGACGAGGACCGTCTGCGCAGGGAAGGGGAAATCCGCTCGATGTGGAGAAAGTTCATCGTGGCGGCGATTTTCGGGGCCCCCCTTCTGTACCTCGCCATGGGCTCCATGGTCTGGTGGCTGTACTGGCCGATTCCGAAGTTCCTGCGGCCGATGCAGTATCCTCTGAACTACCTCCTGGTCCAGATCCTTCTCACCCTGCCCATCCTGGTCGTGGGGCGCAACTTTTACCGAGTGGGGTTCAGGGCCTTTTTTCAGGGCAGCCCCAACATGGATTCCCTCATCGCGATAGGCACATCCGCGGCGGTGATATACAGCTTTTACTCCTGCTGGAGAGTTCTGCAGGGGGACTTCGGCGCGGTGGAGAACCTGTACTTCGAGTCCGCCGGGGTCATCATCACCCTCATTCTCCTGGGGAAAACCCTCGAAGCGGTTTCGAAGGGGAAAACCTCCGAGGCCATCAAAAAACTGATGGGTCTCGCCCCCAAAACCGCCACCGTCGTCAAAGACGGCAAAGAAACGGAAATTCCCGTGGAGGAAGTGGAGGTCGGCGACGTGCTCCTGGTCCGGCCGGGCGGGAAAATTCCGGTGGACGGCACGATTCTGGACGGGCAGTCCGCGGTGGACGAATCCATGCTCACGGGGGAGAGCATTCCCATCGACAAAAAGGCGGGAGACAGGGTTTTTGCCGCCACGATCAACAAAAACGGAGTGCTCCGGTTCGAGGCCACGAAGGTGGGGGACGCCACGGCTCTCGCCCAGATCATCAAAATGGTGGAGGACGCGCAGGGATCGAAGGCCCCCATTGCCCGTCTGGCCGACGTGGTGGCGGGATATTTCGTGCCAGTGGTCTGCGTCATAGCGGTTCTCGCCGCCGGAGCGTGGTACTGGGGCACGCAGGACGTCCGGTTTGCCATGACCATCTTCATCTCCATCCTGATCATCGCCTGTCCCTGCGCTCTGGGGCTCGCCACTCCCACGGCCATCATGGTGGGGACGGGCAGGGGCGCGGAATACGGCATCCTGTTCCGGGGCGGCGAAGCTCTGGAGACGGCCCATAAAATCGACACCATCGTGCTGGACAAAACCGGAACGATCACGGAGGGAAAACCCGAGGTCACGGACGTCATCACGGCGGAGGGCGTGGATTCGGCCCGGCTGCTTCGACTGACGGCCTCCGCGGAAAAGGGCTCCGAACACCCTCTGGGGGAGGCCATCGTCCGGAGGGCGGAGGAAGAGGGAGTCGAATTTCTGGAAATTGAAAACTTCCAGGCGCTTACCGGACTCGGCATCGAAGTGGACATTCGGGAGCCCGCCGGGAAAGTCCACGCCTTTATCGGAAACCGGAAGCTGATGGACGGGAGAAACATCCCCCTGAACGGGCTGGAGTCCGAGTCCGACCGTCTGGCGGGAGAGGGTAAGACGCCCATGTACGTCGTTCTCGAAAACAGGCTCGCGGGGATCGTGGCGGTGGCGGACGTGGTTCGGAAGAGCAGCGCTGAGGCGATCCGTATTCTGAGGGAGATGGGGGTCGGCGTGGCCATGATCACCGGCGACAACCCGCGAACCGCCGGCGCCATTGCGAAGCAGGTGGGCATCGACCGGGTCCTTGCGGAGGTCCTGCCCCAGGATAAATCCAACGAGGTGAAGAAGCTTCAGGCGGAAGGGCGCAAAATCGCCATGGTCGGAGACGGAATCAACGACGCTCCCGCTCTGGCCCAGGCCGACGTGGGAATCGCCATCGGCTCCGGAACCGACGTGGCCATGGAGTCGGCGGACATTGTTCTGATGCGGAGCGACCTGATGGACGTTCCGACCGCCCTGCAGCTCAGCAGGAGCACCATACGCAACATAAAGGAAAATCTGTTCTGGGCTTTTGCGTACAACACGGCGGGCATCCCCATCGCGGCCGGAGTGCTGCACTTCTTCGGCGGCCCGCTGCTGGATCCCATGCTGGCGGCTGCGGCCATGTCCCTGAGCTCGGTTTCCGTTCTCTCCAACGCACTGAGGCTCCGGCGATTTCGACCGAAGCGCGGCTGA
- a CDS encoding copper ion binding protein, whose amino-acid sequence MTEKVFKVDGMSCSHCVKAVTNAISSLDGVGSVSVSLEGGTATVSYDAAKVSEAKIKEAIEAEDYEVKD is encoded by the coding sequence ATGACAGAGAAGGTATTTAAAGTTGACGGCATGTCCTGCTCTCACTGCGTTAAGGCGGTGACGAACGCGATCAGCTCTCTGGATGGCGTGGGAAGCGTCAGCGTCAGCCTCGAAGGCGGGACGGCCACGGTGAGCTATGACGCCGCCAAAGTCTCGGAGGCGAAAATCAAAGAGGCCATCGAAGCGGAAGACTACGAAGTCAAAGACTGA
- a CDS encoding response regulator transcription factor translates to MSGDRRKILVVDDEPKIVEVVKSLLQKEGFVVFGAKNAEETFEIFQREDLALILLDLMLPDMPGEEICAAIRKKSHVPIIMLTARVEEEDMLRGLSVGADDYITKPFSLRALSARVDAVLRRSGEYRLPPGGELVFDGGALAVDLAGRSVRKGDQSVSLTPNEFRILEVLVRSPGRVFTRDQLIESALGDEFDGFPRAIDSHIKNLRRKLEDNPREPVWILTIHGVGYRFGGRSETGEPAKA, encoded by the coding sequence GTGAGCGGAGACCGACGGAAAATCTTGGTCGTCGACGATGAACCGAAAATTGTGGAAGTGGTGAAATCTCTGCTGCAAAAAGAGGGCTTTGTCGTGTTCGGGGCGAAGAATGCCGAGGAAACCTTCGAAATTTTCCAGAGAGAAGACCTCGCCCTGATCCTGCTGGACCTCATGCTTCCCGACATGCCGGGAGAGGAAATTTGCGCTGCCATCCGAAAAAAATCTCACGTGCCGATCATCATGCTGACGGCGCGGGTGGAGGAGGAGGACATGCTGAGAGGCCTCTCCGTCGGGGCCGACGACTATATCACAAAACCCTTCAGCCTGCGGGCCCTCTCCGCCAGAGTGGACGCCGTGCTGCGCCGTTCCGGGGAGTATCGGCTTCCTCCGGGCGGCGAACTGGTCTTTGACGGCGGGGCTCTCGCGGTCGATCTGGCGGGCCGGTCCGTCAGAAAGGGCGATCAGTCGGTGAGCCTGACCCCCAATGAATTCCGCATTCTCGAGGTCCTCGTCCGGTCCCCCGGTCGGGTGTTCACCCGGGATCAGCTGATCGAATCCGCCCTGGGGGACGAATTTGACGGTTTCCCGAGGGCGATTGACAGTCACATCAAAAATCTCCGTCGAAAGCTGGAGGACAACCCCAGAGAGCCGGTCTGGATTCTGACGATCCACGGAGTGGGCTATCGTTTCGGCGGCCGGAGCGAAACAGGGGAGCCGGCGAAGGCATGA
- a CDS encoding HAMP domain-containing protein yields the protein MTARYALRTKLSFYIALVALLTVALTGILSNVSIRRRFEDYIAREQARRNEEILQNVTEQYDFLTENWNMEFLHAIGMHALYDGYILRIYDRRGNLLWDAEDCDMEACRHIMEDITRKMRDRYPDAGGGFTTKDVPLLAGGQPIGRVVLGYVAPWFLDENGFLFLDALNAVFIGSAVFSPLLAVAAGWLLARRVSDPIRKTVDGVKRLAEGDYSVELEADSDVRELNELVFSVDHLARSIAAQETLRRQLTADVAHELRTPLTTLGTHIEAMVEGLWDPTRERLASCYEETDRIGRLVLDMENLAKVESGNLKLNKTPIDLRELAEKTLLNFETEIHVKKLRAFVEGSCSECCADRDRISQVLVNLISNAVKYTRPEGTIGVALSETEGTVCIDVEDDGIGVSEEDLPFIFERFYRADKSRSRTTGGSGIGLAIVRSIVTAHRGSVSVRSAPGQGSRFRVELPKNR from the coding sequence ATGACGGCCCGTTACGCGCTCAGAACGAAACTGTCGTTTTACATCGCCCTCGTGGCGCTGCTGACCGTGGCCCTGACCGGCATTTTATCCAACGTGTCCATTCGCCGCCGGTTCGAGGACTATATCGCCAGAGAGCAGGCGCGAAGGAACGAGGAAATTTTGCAGAACGTGACGGAACAGTATGATTTTCTCACGGAAAACTGGAATATGGAGTTTCTGCACGCCATCGGGATGCACGCCCTTTACGACGGGTACATTCTTCGGATTTACGACCGGCGGGGGAACCTGCTGTGGGATGCGGAGGACTGCGACATGGAGGCCTGCCGGCACATCATGGAGGACATCACCCGAAAGATGCGGGACCGTTATCCTGACGCGGGAGGCGGATTCACGACGAAAGACGTTCCTCTCCTGGCGGGAGGGCAGCCCATCGGCCGGGTGGTTCTGGGATATGTCGCCCCCTGGTTTCTGGACGAAAACGGATTTCTTTTTCTGGACGCGCTGAACGCGGTTTTCATCGGGAGCGCCGTTTTTTCTCCGCTGCTGGCGGTGGCGGCGGGCTGGCTTCTGGCCCGGAGAGTGAGCGATCCCATCCGGAAAACGGTGGATGGGGTGAAGCGGCTGGCCGAAGGGGATTATTCCGTTGAACTGGAAGCGGACTCGGACGTTCGGGAGCTGAACGAGCTGGTGTTTTCCGTGGATCATCTGGCGCGGTCCATTGCGGCTCAGGAAACTCTCAGGCGGCAGCTCACGGCCGACGTGGCTCACGAGCTCCGCACGCCCCTGACCACGCTGGGAACCCATATCGAGGCGATGGTGGAGGGGCTGTGGGATCCCACCAGAGAGCGGCTCGCGAGCTGTTACGAGGAGACGGATCGCATCGGGCGGCTGGTGCTGGATATGGAAAACCTGGCGAAGGTCGAAAGCGGCAATCTGAAGCTGAATAAAACGCCCATCGATCTTCGTGAGCTTGCGGAAAAGACGCTGCTGAACTTCGAGACGGAAATCCACGTCAAAAAACTTCGGGCCTTCGTGGAGGGAAGTTGTTCCGAATGTTGCGCCGACCGTGACCGGATCAGCCAGGTTCTGGTGAATCTGATCTCCAACGCCGTGAAGTACACCCGGCCGGAGGGGACGATCGGGGTTGCTCTTTCGGAAACGGAGGGGACCGTCTGCATCGATGTGGAAGACGACGGTATCGGCGTTTCGGAGGAGGACCTGCCGTTCATCTTCGAGAGATTCTACCGCGCCGACAAATCCCGCAGCCGCACCACCGGCGGTTCGGGCATCGGTCTTGCCATCGTCCGGTCGATCGTCACAGCCCACAGAGGCTCGGTCAGTGTCCGAAGCGCCCCCGGTCAGGGCAGCCGCTTCCGGGTGGAACTGCCGAAGAACCGCTGA
- a CDS encoding methyl-accepting chemotaxis protein, with protein MSWFRNMRTMTRISILVSVLLFLMLFIALVGHSANRDMERSMEKIHTKYTRLAMDYLVVNIRTVMNRYLVMSMMDTFVEAELADLAQTVMKNRNEVAKLISGLKEEDLTPEELEVHRRLLVIGPQYRKLQDEAIAFAKTGAPRDKMKIRLSRQGDITESENEYEKNLQLLAKMMMAEGEKENTSAFVRAAGGEKQLVILSLIALLLGLVLTVALSRTITKPLREIQESVNAFAGGNLDSRFPERGRDEIAVMGKTLQEMAEKLRNVIVAIRSAGARILSTSQNFAALAQESNASVEEFRSSVDEMGNNLEKLAVIGDEVNSSVSEVATGAQATAEKGTDIAGRVEKAMEAGENGRRAVQRVVSDMSSLAENASNTAKSVQQLSDRTRKIQDFVAQIGAIADQTNLLALNAAIEAARAGEAGRGFAVVAEEVRKLAEESNIAAQNIEGLAGAIMGELDTVVGTSLENAQASEGAKTLSGETQKLLDDMLSYLKEIADATQDLAAVSQEQAASSEEIAEAVHRIASMVSSSAALGDNIRDGAGDVAKAAEHVAAGSEDLSKLAGDLEKLLRFFRMENHHSASAAALSPAAR; from the coding sequence ATGTCGTGGTTCAGAAATATGCGCACTATGACGAGAATTTCTATTCTTGTTTCTGTTTTGCTGTTTCTTATGCTTTTTATCGCTCTCGTGGGGCACTCCGCCAATCGCGATATGGAGAGAAGCATGGAGAAAATCCATACGAAATACACTCGGCTGGCCATGGATTATCTGGTCGTGAATATCCGTACCGTCATGAACCGGTATCTGGTGATGAGCATGATGGATACTTTCGTTGAGGCAGAACTTGCGGACCTTGCGCAGACGGTCATGAAGAACAGAAACGAGGTTGCGAAACTGATAAGCGGTCTGAAGGAGGAAGATCTCACGCCGGAAGAGCTGGAAGTCCATCGCCGCCTTCTGGTGATTGGGCCCCAGTACAGAAAGTTACAGGATGAGGCCATCGCCTTTGCCAAAACCGGGGCCCCTCGCGACAAAATGAAGATTCGCCTTTCCCGGCAGGGCGATATTACAGAATCTGAAAATGAATACGAAAAAAATTTACAGCTTCTGGCGAAAATGATGATGGCGGAGGGAGAAAAAGAAAACACTTCCGCTTTCGTCCGGGCTGCCGGAGGTGAGAAACAGCTTGTTATCCTGTCGCTGATTGCGCTGCTGCTGGGCCTCGTCCTGACGGTGGCCCTCTCCCGGACAATTACGAAGCCGCTTCGGGAAATTCAGGAGAGCGTGAACGCCTTTGCGGGAGGCAACCTGGACAGCCGTTTCCCGGAGCGGGGCAGGGATGAAATTGCCGTTATGGGAAAAACCCTGCAGGAAATGGCCGAAAAGCTCAGAAACGTCATCGTCGCGATTCGCAGCGCCGGAGCGAGGATTTTGAGTACTTCACAGAATTTTGCCGCCCTTGCTCAGGAGAGTAACGCCTCCGTGGAGGAATTTCGTTCCAGCGTGGATGAAATGGGCAACAACCTTGAAAAGCTTGCCGTCATTGGGGACGAGGTCAACTCCTCTGTGAGTGAAGTGGCGACGGGAGCCCAGGCCACGGCCGAGAAGGGCACCGACATCGCGGGGCGTGTCGAAAAAGCCATGGAAGCGGGGGAAAACGGAAGGCGCGCCGTTCAGCGGGTCGTGTCAGATATGTCCAGCCTGGCGGAGAACGCCTCGAACACCGCGAAATCGGTTCAGCAGCTGAGCGACAGAACGCGAAAAATCCAGGACTTCGTCGCGCAAATCGGTGCCATTGCTGATCAGACCAATCTGTTGGCTTTAAACGCGGCCATCGAGGCGGCCCGGGCGGGGGAGGCGGGTCGAGGGTTTGCGGTGGTCGCCGAGGAAGTGCGAAAACTTGCGGAGGAAAGCAACATCGCGGCGCAGAATATCGAAGGCCTTGCCGGAGCCATTATGGGAGAACTGGATACCGTGGTCGGCACGTCGCTGGAAAATGCCCAGGCTTCCGAGGGGGCGAAAACGCTTTCCGGAGAAACACAGAAGCTCCTTGACGACATGCTCTCCTACCTGAAAGAGATTGCCGACGCAACTCAGGACCTTGCCGCGGTGTCACAGGAACAGGCCGCGTCCAGCGAGGAAATCGCCGAGGCCGTTCACCGGATCGCGTCCATGGTCAGCAGCTCGGCGGCGCTGGGGGACAACATTCGCGACGGAGCGGGAGATGTGGCGAAAGCCGCGGAACATGTGGCTGCCGGCTCCGAAGATCTGTCGAAACTCGCGGGAGATCTGGAGAAGCTGCTCCGATTCTTCCGGATGGAAAATCATCATTCGGCGTCCGCCGCCGCGTTGTCTCCCGCTGCGCGGTAA